From one Mycobacterium colombiense CECT 3035 genomic stretch:
- a CDS encoding protoporphyrinogen oxidase: MSLPSYCVVGGGISGLTAAYRLRMAAGDDAAITLFDPGDRLGGVLRTEAVGGVPMDVGAEAFVLRRPELPALLGELNLSGRQRVSTGARPLIYSLRELRALPAGTVVGIPSSAASVAGLVDGATVARIEAEPSRPLAWEPGGDPAVADLVGERFGEQVVARSVDPLLSGVYAGSSATIGLRAAAPTVAAALDRGATSLTDAVGRALPPATGAPVFGSLEGGYQVLIDELLARGRPRWVRAAVSRLERAGAGWTVVDDTGAGWAADAVILAVPAAQCSRLLAGIAPRSAAAAGRVTSASSAVMALAVPGDTAFPDCSGVLVATGERLRAKAITLSSRKWGARGDAQLLRLSFGRFGDRVAADTSDDELLTWALGDLATVFGLAIEPVDVRIQRWIDAMPQYGPGHADLVAEVRAGLPPTIAVAGSYLDGIGVPACVGAAGRAVERVIRAIGDLDAQVAR, translated from the coding sequence ATGAGTCTTCCCTCGTATTGTGTTGTGGGGGGCGGCATTTCGGGTCTGACGGCGGCGTATCGGCTCCGCATGGCCGCCGGTGACGACGCCGCGATCACGCTGTTCGATCCGGGAGACCGGCTCGGCGGCGTCCTGCGCACCGAGGCGGTCGGCGGGGTGCCGATGGACGTGGGCGCCGAGGCGTTCGTGCTGCGCCGACCCGAACTGCCCGCGCTGCTGGGCGAACTGAATCTGTCTGGACGCCAACGGGTTTCGACGGGCGCGCGCCCGTTGATCTACAGCCTGCGGGAGTTGCGCGCGCTGCCCGCGGGCACTGTCGTGGGGATCCCGTCGTCGGCGGCGTCGGTCGCGGGACTCGTCGACGGCGCCACGGTGGCCCGCATCGAGGCCGAGCCCAGCCGCCCGCTGGCATGGGAACCGGGCGGCGACCCCGCGGTGGCCGACCTGGTGGGCGAGCGATTCGGCGAGCAGGTGGTGGCCCGGTCGGTGGATCCGCTGCTGAGCGGGGTCTATGCGGGTTCTTCGGCCACCATCGGCCTGCGCGCGGCCGCCCCGACGGTGGCGGCGGCACTGGACCGCGGCGCCACCAGCCTGACCGACGCCGTGGGGCGCGCGCTGCCGCCGGCCACCGGCGCGCCGGTGTTCGGGTCGCTGGAGGGCGGCTACCAGGTGCTGATCGATGAGCTGCTGGCGCGCGGGCGCCCGCGCTGGGTGCGCGCCGCGGTGTCGCGGCTCGAGCGCGCGGGCGCGGGCTGGACGGTGGTCGACGACACCGGCGCCGGCTGGGCCGCCGACGCGGTGATCCTGGCCGTGCCGGCGGCGCAGTGCAGCCGGCTGCTGGCCGGGATCGCCCCGCGCAGCGCCGCCGCGGCCGGCCGCGTCACCAGCGCATCGTCGGCGGTGATGGCGCTCGCCGTGCCCGGCGACACCGCGTTCCCGGACTGTTCGGGCGTGCTGGTGGCCACCGGCGAGCGATTACGTGCCAAGGCCATCACGCTCTCGTCGCGCAAGTGGGGCGCGCGCGGGGACGCCCAGCTGCTGCGGCTTTCGTTCGGGCGGTTCGGCGATCGCGTGGCGGCCGACACGTCCGACGACGAGCTGCTGACGTGGGCGCTGGGCGACCTGGCCACCGTGTTCGGGCTGGCGATAGAGCCCGTCGACGTCCGCATCCAGCGCTGGATCGACGCGATGCCGCAGTACGGGCCGGGCCACGCCGACCTGGTCGCCGAGGTGCGGGCGGGCCTGCCCCCAACGATCGCGGTGGCCGGCAGCTACCTCGACGGCATCGGCGTGCCGGCCTGCGTCGGCGCCGCCGGGCGTGCGGTCGAACGTGTGATCAGGGCCATCGGAGACTTGGACGCGCAGGTGGCACGATAG
- the hemQ gene encoding hydrogen peroxide-dependent heme synthase, with amino-acid sequence MAKLDYDSLNSTIRYLMFSVFSVEPGELGDQRDDVIDEASTFFKQQEERGVVVRGLYDVAGLRADADFMIWTHAERVEALQATYADFRRTTALGRASSPVWSSVALHRPAEFNKSHIPAFLAGEEPGAYICVYPFVRSYEWYLLPDEERRRMLAEHGMAAREYKDVRANTVPAFALGDYEWLLAFEAPELHRIVDLMRELRATDARRHTREETPFFTGPRVAVEQLVNALP; translated from the coding sequence ATGGCCAAGCTCGACTACGACTCGCTCAACTCCACGATCCGCTACCTGATGTTCTCGGTGTTCTCCGTAGAGCCGGGTGAGCTCGGTGACCAGCGCGACGACGTCATCGACGAAGCGTCGACGTTCTTCAAGCAGCAGGAGGAACGCGGCGTCGTGGTGCGTGGCCTCTACGACGTCGCGGGTCTGCGCGCTGACGCCGACTTCATGATCTGGACCCACGCCGAACGCGTCGAAGCGTTGCAGGCCACCTACGCCGATTTCCGTCGCACCACGGCGCTGGGGCGGGCCAGTTCGCCGGTGTGGAGCAGCGTGGCGTTGCATCGGCCGGCCGAGTTCAACAAGAGCCACATCCCGGCGTTCCTGGCCGGCGAGGAACCCGGCGCCTACATCTGCGTGTATCCGTTTGTGCGGTCCTACGAGTGGTATCTGCTGCCCGACGAGGAGCGCCGCCGCATGCTCGCCGAGCACGGCATGGCCGCGCGCGAATACAAGGACGTCCGTGCCAACACCGTGCCGGCGTTCGCGCTCGGCGACTACGAATGGCTGCTGGCCTTCGAGGCTCCCGAACTGCACCGCATCGTGGACCTGATGCGCGAATTGCGCGCCACCGACGCCCGCCGGCACACCCGCGAGGAGACGCCGTTCTTCACCGGCCCCCGGGTTGCCGTCGAGCAGCTGGTGAACGCCCTGCCATGA
- a CDS encoding class I SAM-dependent methyltransferase, translating into MTTPFDPTDPTRFEEMYRDQRTSHGLPAATPWDIGGPQPVVQQLVALGAIKGEVLDPGTGPGHHAIYYASKGYSATGIDGSATAIERARENAQKAGVSVNFELADATKLEGFVGRFDTVVDCAFYHTFSTEAELRRSYVDALHRATKPGARLYMFEFGEHNVNGFKMLRSLSENDFRDVLPEGGWEITYLGTTTYRVNISAESIEAMAKRNPDIADQAEKLLERFRVIEPWLEGERAHAPFWEVHATRVD; encoded by the coding sequence ATGACAACCCCCTTCGATCCGACCGACCCCACCCGCTTCGAGGAGATGTACCGCGACCAGCGGACGTCGCACGGCCTGCCGGCCGCCACGCCGTGGGACATCGGCGGCCCGCAGCCGGTGGTCCAGCAGCTCGTCGCGCTGGGAGCCATCAAGGGTGAGGTGCTCGACCCCGGCACCGGCCCGGGTCATCACGCCATCTACTACGCGTCCAAGGGCTATTCGGCGACCGGGATCGACGGCTCGGCGACCGCCATCGAGCGGGCCCGGGAGAACGCCCAAAAGGCCGGGGTGTCAGTCAATTTCGAGCTCGCCGACGCGACGAAGCTGGAGGGGTTCGTCGGCCGGTTCGACACGGTGGTCGACTGCGCCTTCTACCACACCTTCAGCACCGAAGCCGAGTTGCGCCGGTCCTATGTGGACGCGCTGCACCGCGCCACCAAACCGGGCGCGCGGCTGTACATGTTCGAGTTCGGCGAGCACAACGTCAACGGCTTCAAGATGCTGCGGTCGTTGTCCGAGAACGACTTTCGCGATGTGTTACCGGAGGGTGGTTGGGAGATCACCTATCTGGGCACGACCACCTATCGGGTCAACATCAGCGCCGAGTCCATCGAGGCGATGGCCAAGCGCAACCCCGACATCGCCGATCAGGCCGAGAAGCTGCTGGAGCGCTTCCGGGTGATCGAGCCGTGGCTCGAGGGCGAGCGGGCGCACGCCCCGTTCTGGGAAGTGCACGCCACCCGGGTGGACTGA
- the msrB gene encoding peptide-methionine (R)-S-oxide reductase MsrB, whose translation MTSPNVSQPKVQLSDDEWRKKLSPEEFHVLRQAGTERPFTGEYTDTKTEGVYQCRACGAELFRSTEKFESHCGWPSFFDPAKSDAVILRPDHSMGTTRTEVLCANCHSHLGHVFAGEGYPTPTDQRYCINSVCLRLVPAGE comes from the coding sequence ATGACCTCCCCCAATGTGTCGCAGCCCAAGGTGCAACTGAGCGATGACGAGTGGCGCAAGAAACTCAGCCCCGAAGAGTTCCACGTGCTGCGCCAGGCCGGCACCGAGCGGCCCTTCACCGGTGAGTACACCGACACCAAAACCGAAGGCGTGTATCAGTGCCGGGCCTGCGGTGCCGAATTGTTCCGCAGCACAGAGAAATTCGAGTCGCACTGCGGCTGGCCGTCCTTCTTCGACCCGGCGAAGTCCGACGCGGTGATCCTGCGGCCCGACCATTCCATGGGCACGACGCGCACCGAGGTGCTGTGCGCGAACTGCCACAGCCACCTGGGCCACGTGTTCGCCGGCGAGGGCTACCCGACGCCGACGGATCAGCGCTACTGCATCAACTCGGTCTGCCTGCGGCTGGTGCCGGCGGGCGAATAG
- the aftC gene encoding arabinofuranan 3-O-arabinosyltransferase encodes MYGALVTAAESTRTGLRDRTLAAFGPRTGAPSVATVLRMALWPLAIFSVLHRSIILTLNGNITDDFKPVYRAVLNFRHGWDIYNEHFDYVDPHYLYPPGGTLLMAPFGYLPFTPSRFLFIAINTVAILIAWYLLLRMFKFTLSSVAAPALLLAMFCTESVTSTLVFTNINGCVLLAEMLFLRWLLDGRVSRQWWAGLAIGLTLTLKPVLGPLLLLPLLNRQWRTLVPAIAVPVVVNLAAWPLVSDPMDFVTKTLPYIGGTRDYFNSSIEGNGVYFGLPTWLIVFMRIMFVLITIGALWLLYRYYRTRDPLFWFTSSSGVLLLCSWLVLPLAQGYYSMMLFPFLMTVVLRNSLIRNWPAWLGIYGFMTLDDWLIYRAMRYGRALHYLKITYGWSLLLIVAFTVLLFRYLDARAENRLDDGIDPEWLTAEREREAIAPAAQPGAAAHLH; translated from the coding sequence GTGTACGGTGCGCTGGTGACGGCAGCTGAATCGACCCGAACAGGCCTGCGCGATCGGACCCTGGCCGCCTTCGGCCCCCGCACCGGCGCGCCGAGCGTCGCGACCGTGCTGCGGATGGCGTTGTGGCCGCTGGCCATCTTCTCGGTGCTGCACCGCAGCATCATCCTGACCCTCAACGGCAATATCACCGACGACTTCAAGCCGGTGTACCGCGCGGTCCTCAACTTCCGGCACGGCTGGGACATCTACAACGAGCACTTCGACTACGTCGACCCGCACTACCTGTACCCGCCGGGCGGCACCCTGCTGATGGCCCCCTTCGGATACCTGCCCTTCACGCCGTCGCGGTTCCTGTTCATCGCGATCAACACCGTCGCGATCCTGATCGCCTGGTACCTGCTGCTGCGGATGTTCAAGTTCACGCTGTCCTCGGTCGCCGCGCCCGCCCTGCTGCTGGCCATGTTCTGCACCGAGAGCGTGACCAGCACGCTGGTGTTCACCAACATCAACGGCTGCGTTCTGCTGGCCGAGATGCTGTTCCTGCGCTGGCTGTTGGACGGGCGGGTCAGCCGGCAGTGGTGGGCCGGCCTCGCGATCGGCCTGACGCTCACGCTCAAACCCGTGCTCGGCCCGCTGCTGTTGCTGCCCCTGCTGAACCGCCAGTGGCGGACGCTGGTGCCGGCCATCGCGGTCCCCGTCGTCGTCAACCTGGCGGCGTGGCCGTTGGTGAGCGACCCGATGGACTTCGTCACCAAGACGCTGCCCTACATCGGGGGCACCCGCGACTACTTCAACAGCTCCATCGAGGGCAACGGCGTGTACTTCGGCCTGCCCACCTGGCTGATCGTGTTCATGCGAATCATGTTCGTGCTGATCACGATCGGCGCGCTGTGGCTGCTGTACCGCTACTACCGCACCCGCGACCCGCTGTTCTGGTTCACCAGCTCGTCGGGCGTGCTGCTGTTGTGTTCCTGGCTGGTGCTCCCGCTGGCCCAGGGCTACTACTCGATGATGCTGTTCCCGTTCTTGATGACGGTGGTGCTGCGCAACTCGCTGATCCGCAACTGGCCCGCCTGGCTCGGGATCTATGGCTTCATGACGCTGGACGACTGGCTGATCTATCGCGCGATGAGGTACGGCCGGGCGCTGCACTACCTCAAGATCACCTATGGCTGGTCGCTGCTGCTGATCGTCGCCTTCACCGTGCTGCTCTTCCGCTACCTCGACGCCAGGGCCGAGAACCGGCTGGACGACGGCATCGATCCGGAGTGGCTGACCGCCGAGCGCGAGCGCGAGGCGATCGCGCCCGCGGCGCAGCCGGGCGCGGCGGCTCACCTGCACTGA
- a CDS encoding alpha/beta hydrolase, giving the protein MNRPYTCATILVAVTALLAGCVPGLAADPRFATNSGARPQGVAPSKPAPSGPPPIAAPKNDLAWHDCTSKVFADAAVPAAAGVRLDCASYDADLDPVNGGGGTLSIGVVRARSDKTPQDAGPLIFTTGSDLPSSAQLPVWLSRAGADVLATHPIVSVDRRGIGMSSPIDCRDKFDRQQMRDQSQFQTGDDPVANLSEVSNTATTNCGDAVGIGPNASSYDDAHAASDIERLRSLWDVPALALVGIGNGAQVALAYAGSRPDKVARLILDSPVALGTNAEAAAEQQVKGQQAALDAFAAQCIAVNCALGADPKGAVSALLADARAGKGPGGVSVAQVANAITVALGYPVGGRVNATTDLANALAGARSGDTNALTNLINHANAIQDSDGQFVNVCSDAVNRPTPDRVRELVVAWGKLYPDFGTVAALNMVKCVHWPTGSPPPTPKSLKVDVLLLGVQNDPIVGTDGVAATAASIINANAASKRVMWQGIGHGASIFSGCAVPPLIGYLSSGKLPNTDTYCPA; this is encoded by the coding sequence ATGAATCGGCCGTACACGTGCGCCACGATCCTGGTAGCGGTGACCGCGTTGCTGGCCGGCTGCGTCCCGGGCCTGGCCGCCGATCCGCGGTTCGCCACCAACTCCGGCGCGCGACCGCAGGGGGTGGCGCCCTCGAAGCCCGCGCCCAGCGGCCCACCGCCGATCGCCGCACCCAAGAACGACTTGGCGTGGCACGACTGCACCTCCAAGGTGTTCGCCGACGCGGCCGTCCCCGCCGCCGCCGGCGTCCGCCTGGACTGCGCGAGCTACGACGCCGACCTGGACCCGGTCAACGGCGGGGGCGGCACCCTGAGCATCGGTGTGGTGCGCGCCCGCTCCGACAAGACACCCCAGGACGCCGGGCCGCTGATCTTCACCACCGGCTCCGACCTGCCGTCCTCGGCGCAATTGCCGGTGTGGCTGTCGCGCGCCGGCGCCGACGTGCTCGCCACCCACCCCATCGTGTCCGTCGACCGCCGCGGCATCGGGATGTCGAGCCCCATCGACTGCCGCGACAAGTTCGACCGGCAGCAGATGCGCGACCAGTCGCAATTCCAGACCGGCGACGACCCGGTGGCCAACCTCTCCGAGGTCTCCAACACCGCCACCACCAACTGCGGCGACGCCGTCGGGATCGGGCCCAACGCCTCGTCCTACGACGACGCGCACGCCGCCTCCGACATCGAGCGGTTGCGCAGCCTGTGGGACGTGCCCGCCCTCGCGCTGGTCGGGATCGGCAACGGCGCGCAGGTGGCGCTGGCCTACGCCGGATCACGGCCGGACAAGGTGGCCCGGTTGATCCTCGACTCGCCGGTTGCGTTGGGCACCAACGCCGAAGCCGCCGCCGAGCAGCAGGTCAAGGGGCAGCAGGCCGCGCTCGACGCCTTCGCCGCGCAGTGCATCGCGGTGAACTGCGCGCTGGGCGCCGATCCGAAGGGCGCCGTCAGCGCCCTGCTGGCCGACGCCCGCGCCGGTAAGGGCCCCGGCGGCGTGTCGGTGGCGCAGGTGGCCAACGCCATCACCGTCGCGCTCGGCTATCCAGTCGGCGGCCGCGTCAACGCCACCACCGACCTGGCCAACGCCCTCGCGGGTGCCCGCTCCGGCGACACCAACGCGCTGACCAACCTGATCAACCACGCCAACGCCATCCAGGACTCCGACGGCCAGTTCGTCAACGTGTGCAGCGACGCGGTCAACCGCCCCACGCCCGACCGGGTACGCGAACTCGTCGTCGCCTGGGGCAAGCTCTACCCCGACTTCGGCACCGTCGCCGCGTTGAACATGGTCAAGTGCGTGCACTGGCCCACCGGCTCGCCGCCGCCCACGCCGAAGTCCCTCAAGGTCGACGTGTTGCTGCTCGGCGTGCAGAACGACCCGATCGTCGGCACCGATGGCGTCGCGGCGACCGCGGCCAGCATCATCAACGCCAACGCCGCCAGCAAGCGGGTGATGTGGCAGGGCATCGGCCACGGCGCCAGCATCTTCTCGGGCTGCGCCGTTCCGCCGCTGATCGGCTACCTCAGCAGCGGCAAATTGCCCAATACCGACACCTACTGCCCGGCCTGA
- a CDS encoding pyrimidine reductase family protein, whose protein sequence is MPDSGGPESFATSATSETPLSLLGAVRGLDDGDLPRLYDYPEHDGTWVRANFITSVDGGATTGGSSGAMGGPGDRFIFNLLRELADVIVVGAGTVRIEGYSGAQVGAAERQRRQARGQSEVPQLAIVTGSGHLNRDMAVFTRTEVQPLVLTCTAAAEQTRRALSGLCEVLDCSGRDPEKVDEAALLAALAARGMRHILTEGGPTLLDSLMRRDMLDELCLTIAPCLVGGQARRIATGPGQLLTRMRCAHVLTDDAGYLYTRYVKA, encoded by the coding sequence ATGCCCGACTCTGGCGGCCCCGAGAGTTTCGCGACTTCGGCGACCTCGGAGACGCCGCTGTCGCTGCTCGGCGCGGTTCGCGGGCTCGACGACGGCGACCTCCCCCGGCTCTACGACTATCCCGAACACGACGGGACGTGGGTGCGGGCGAACTTCATCACCAGCGTCGACGGCGGGGCCACCACGGGCGGCAGCAGCGGCGCGATGGGCGGGCCGGGCGACCGGTTCATCTTCAACCTGCTGCGCGAGCTCGCCGACGTCATCGTGGTGGGCGCGGGCACCGTGCGGATCGAGGGTTACTCGGGCGCGCAGGTCGGCGCCGCCGAACGGCAGCGGCGGCAGGCCCGCGGCCAAAGCGAGGTCCCGCAGCTGGCGATCGTGACCGGATCCGGCCACCTCAACCGGGACATGGCGGTGTTCACCCGCACCGAGGTGCAGCCGCTGGTGCTCACCTGCACGGCGGCGGCCGAGCAGACGCGCCGCGCCCTCAGCGGCCTGTGCGAGGTGCTCGACTGCTCCGGCCGCGATCCCGAGAAGGTCGACGAGGCCGCCCTGCTGGCGGCGCTGGCCGCGCGCGGCATGCGCCACATCCTCACCGAGGGCGGGCCGACACTGCTGGACTCGCTGATGCGGCGCGACATGCTGGACGAGCTGTGCCTGACGATCGCGCCCTGCCTCGTCGGCGGCCAGGCACGACGCATCGCGACCGGCCCGGGGCAGCTGCTCACCCGGATGCGGTGTGCCCACGTCCTGACCGACGACGCCGGCTACCTTTACACCCGCTACGTCAAGGCCTAG
- the zapE gene encoding cell division protein ZapE has translation MSLIAARRYSSCMHGSTSAGASGGVAHLVDRHPTVSPERLIAQLRPPPTFADVSFATYQPDPAEPTQAAAVVACQEFCRKAVERRAGRRKLLGRREILPGVGLYLDGGFGVGKTHLLASAYYALPGDGPGGSPDGPAPKAFATFGELTQLAGVFGFVECIDLLADYTAVCIDEFELDDPGNTTLISRLLSSLVERGVSVAATSNTLPEQLGEGRFAAQDFLREINTLASIFTTVRIEGPDYRHRGLPPAPQPLSDDEVAARAARVDGATLDDFDALCAHLASMHPSRYLTLIEGVSAVFLTGVHGLDDQNVALRVVALTDRLYDAGIPVLASGARLDTIFSAEMLAGGYRKKYLRATSRLLALTAAANPARGS, from the coding sequence ATGAGTCTGATTGCAGCACGCCGCTACAGTTCCTGCATGCACGGGTCCACCTCCGCGGGCGCTTCGGGCGGCGTGGCCCACCTGGTGGATCGGCACCCGACGGTGTCGCCGGAACGGCTGATCGCCCAGTTGCGGCCGCCCCCGACCTTCGCCGACGTGAGCTTCGCGACGTACCAACCCGATCCGGCTGAGCCGACGCAGGCCGCCGCGGTGGTGGCGTGTCAGGAGTTCTGCCGGAAGGCCGTCGAGCGACGTGCAGGCCGGCGAAAACTGTTGGGCCGACGCGAGATTCTGCCCGGTGTCGGGCTCTACCTGGATGGCGGATTCGGTGTCGGCAAGACGCACCTGCTGGCGTCGGCCTACTACGCGCTGCCCGGTGACGGCCCCGGCGGGTCGCCGGATGGCCCGGCGCCCAAGGCGTTCGCGACGTTCGGTGAGCTGACCCAGCTGGCCGGGGTGTTCGGCTTCGTCGAGTGCATCGACCTGCTGGCCGATTACACCGCGGTCTGCATCGACGAATTCGAACTCGACGACCCGGGCAACACCACGCTGATCTCGCGACTGCTCTCGTCGCTGGTCGAGCGCGGGGTCTCGGTGGCCGCCACCTCCAACACGCTGCCCGAGCAGCTCGGCGAGGGCCGGTTCGCGGCACAGGATTTTCTGCGCGAGATCAACACGCTGGCAAGCATTTTCACCACGGTACGGATAGAGGGGCCCGACTACCGGCACCGCGGACTGCCGCCCGCGCCGCAACCGCTGTCCGACGACGAGGTGGCCGCGCGCGCCGCGCGGGTCGACGGCGCGACGCTCGACGACTTCGACGCGCTGTGCGCGCACCTGGCCAGCATGCACCCGTCGCGGTATCTGACGCTGATCGAGGGGGTGAGCGCGGTGTTCCTGACCGGCGTGCACGGTCTCGACGATCAGAACGTCGCGCTGCGGGTGGTGGCGCTGACCGATCGGCTCTATGACGCCGGCATTCCGGTGCTGGCCTCGGGCGCCCGGCTGGATACCATCTTCAGCGCGGAGATGCTGGCCGGGGGATATCGAAAGAAGTATCTGCGGGCCACTTCCCGGCTGCTGGCGCTGACCGCGGCGGCTAATCCAGCTCGCGGATCATGA
- a CDS encoding GNAT family N-acetyltransferase — MEPLTGALQIAPADSGDATELAAVAAQTFPLACPPSATAENIASFIDANLSAAHFAQYLADPDRAVVTARQDGRIVGYAMLVRERAGVQQAVESRPAAELSKMYVLPDRHASGAAAALMERILAVAAGWGARCVWLGVNRANQRAQRFYLKSGFTINGTRTFQLGAGVENDYVMIRELD; from the coding sequence GTGGAACCTCTGACCGGAGCGTTGCAGATCGCGCCGGCGGATTCCGGCGATGCCACGGAGCTGGCAGCCGTTGCGGCACAAACGTTTCCGTTGGCGTGTCCGCCCTCGGCGACCGCGGAGAACATCGCGTCGTTCATCGACGCCAACCTGTCGGCCGCGCACTTCGCGCAGTATCTGGCCGACCCGGATCGTGCCGTCGTCACCGCGCGCCAGGACGGCCGGATAGTCGGCTACGCCATGCTGGTTCGCGAGCGCGCCGGCGTCCAGCAGGCCGTCGAATCCCGCCCCGCCGCCGAGCTGTCGAAGATGTATGTCCTGCCCGACCGCCACGCGAGCGGGGCCGCGGCGGCGCTGATGGAACGCATCCTCGCCGTCGCGGCCGGCTGGGGCGCTCGCTGCGTGTGGCTGGGCGTGAACCGGGCAAACCAACGCGCACAACGCTTTTACCTCAAGAGCGGGTTCACGATCAACGGCACCAGGACGTTTCAACTCGGCGCGGGCGTCGAGAACGACTATGTCATGATCCGCGAGCTGGATTAG
- a CDS encoding Clp protease N-terminal domain-containing protein, with amino-acid sequence MSEPVRIAYPIRLDELIDAIKATRPDVLDQLADAVLAAEHLGEIADHLIGHFVDQARRSGASWTDIGKSMGVTKQAAQKRFVPRAEPAALDLEQGFTRFTPRARGAVVAAQNAAHEAGNGEITPDHLLLGVLGDAAALATVLLHLQRVDTEALRAAATQAIAALHADAQPPQLIPFSGPARKALELSVREALRLGHNYVGTEHQLLALLELEGGDGPLHRHGVDKDRVEADLITALQSLSGGGDAAAGGAGGG; translated from the coding sequence ATGTCCGAGCCTGTCCGCATCGCCTACCCGATCCGCCTCGACGAGCTGATCGACGCCATCAAGGCCACCCGGCCCGACGTGCTGGATCAGCTGGCCGACGCCGTCCTGGCCGCCGAACACCTCGGCGAGATCGCCGACCACCTGATCGGCCACTTCGTGGACCAGGCCCGCCGCTCAGGTGCGTCCTGGACCGACATCGGCAAGAGCATGGGCGTCACCAAGCAGGCGGCCCAGAAGCGCTTCGTGCCGCGCGCCGAGCCCGCCGCGCTCGATCTCGAACAGGGATTCACCCGCTTCACCCCGCGGGCGCGGGGCGCGGTGGTCGCGGCGCAGAACGCCGCGCACGAGGCGGGCAACGGCGAGATCACGCCCGATCACCTGCTGCTCGGTGTGCTCGGCGATGCGGCCGCCCTGGCGACGGTGCTGTTGCACCTGCAGCGGGTCGACACCGAGGCGCTGCGTGCCGCCGCGACCCAGGCGATCGCCGCGCTGCACGCGGATGCCCAACCGCCACAGCTCATTCCGTTCAGCGGGCCGGCACGCAAGGCGCTCGAACTGAGCGTGCGCGAGGCACTCCGCCTCGGCCACAACTACGTCGGCACCGAACACCAACTGCTGGCGCTGCTCGAGCTGGAGGGCGGCGACGGGCCGTTGCACCGACACGGCGTCGACAAAGACCGGGTCGAGGCGGATCTGATCACCGCGCTGCAGTCCCTGTCCGGCGGCGGGGATGCCGCCGCGGGCGGGGCCGGAGGCGGCTGA
- a CDS encoding DUF732 domain-containing protein, giving the protein MKPLLALCGLAVAAGLAAPAHADATDDSFIASLHAAGISFSDPGKAVGAGKWVCDSVGQGTQMPDVVKTLMSKNSALSEDKANQFAAIAATTYCPSAVATSTPSTPSAPSAPEAP; this is encoded by the coding sequence ATGAAGCCACTGCTCGCGTTGTGCGGTCTGGCGGTCGCGGCCGGCCTGGCCGCACCGGCGCACGCCGACGCCACCGACGACTCGTTCATCGCGTCGCTGCACGCGGCCGGCATCAGCTTCTCCGACCCGGGCAAGGCCGTGGGCGCTGGCAAATGGGTGTGCGACTCGGTCGGCCAGGGCACGCAGATGCCCGACGTGGTCAAGACGCTGATGTCCAAGAACTCCGCGCTGAGCGAGGACAAGGCCAACCAGTTCGCGGCCATCGCCGCGACCACGTACTGCCCGAGCGCCGTCGCGACGAGCACCCCCAGCACGCCGAGCGCGCCGAGTGCCCCGGAAGCCCCGTGA
- a CDS encoding DUF732 domain-containing protein, with protein MRFLLGLTSLATVIFLAAPAHADIDNDQDFLKDLRDAGLTYQDGGNAITIGKSVCDLLDDGQSDAKIVTDLRNQNPGFQGAAAAKFTYLAAAHYCPKYITGDDRGPKPDGAVGN; from the coding sequence ATGCGATTTCTCCTGGGGCTGACCAGCCTCGCCACCGTGATCTTCCTGGCCGCGCCGGCGCACGCGGACATCGACAACGACCAGGACTTCCTCAAAGACCTCCGGGACGCAGGCCTCACCTACCAGGACGGCGGCAACGCGATCACCATCGGCAAGTCGGTCTGCGACCTGCTCGACGACGGTCAGTCGGACGCCAAGATCGTGACCGACCTGCGCAACCAGAACCCGGGCTTCCAGGGCGCCGCCGCGGCCAAGTTCACCTACCTCGCGGCCGCCCATTACTGCCCGAAGTACATCACCGGCGACGACCGCGGTCCGAAGCCGGACGGGGCCGTCGGCAACTGA